In Cryptomeria japonica chromosome 10, Sugi_1.0, whole genome shotgun sequence, a genomic segment contains:
- the LOC131060768 gene encoding pentatricopeptide repeat-containing protein At1g09410, mitochondrial, whose protein sequence is MLRLCNHKTVAVLNSVKPTFMTNAIARPDNHIQLAGNYNAEQSCVGKLKALCKQGWLNEALEVLNFIPEPNDSVYASLLQACIHNKALPEAKLVHAHIIITGFKPDVHLDTKLVIMYTKFLCLEDARQVFENMSESNVVTWTALMGAYSRNARPWDALALFYQMQRSGISSDRFVFPSVLPACAALEALHYGQELQGFIVRNGFQHDVFVASALVDMYFKCGRTEEARKVFDKIQERDTVLWNTLLSGYAYNGHMQEAMGIFQRMPKPNVFSWNTVIDGFGENGQVDEALKLFQKMPERDVFSWTAMIAGLLRSDLVDKAMELFREISHPDMVSWNQMIIGYTQSGRVEEAMKLFDEMPEKDLVSWNTMITGFVQNGHVQKALDLFRRMPNRCVISWNAIVAGHTQNGNFSEALLLFREMRMMGMKPNGVTFVSVLPACANLAALEHGKAVHEDIIKSGFESDTLVGNSLVDMYAKCGSIEDAQIVFDNMPAWDVVSWNAIIVGNAVNGFGKEALELFEKMKSLHMKPNHVTFIGVLSACCHAGLVDDGWKYFNSMNESYHVTPAKEHYCCMVDLLGRVGHLYEAYNLVTNMPVKPNATVWASLLASCRICSNIELGERVAEFLFQSDTKSPGHYVLLSNIYAAAGRWDNVGKVRKLMKERGVIKTPGSSWIEVNNKMYAFVVGDRSHPQTQEIYAELERLCGQMKETGYVPDTDFALHDVEEEQKEHILGYHSEKLAVVFGLINTSPMKPIRVIKNLRVCGDCHSAIKFISKIAGREVILRDGIRFHHFTNGQCSCGDHW, encoded by the coding sequence ATGTTACGACTATGCAATCACAAAACAGTGGCTGTACTCAACTCTGTCAAGCCCACTTTCATGACCAATGCTATAGCGAGGCCTGACAACCATATTCAGTTGGCAGGTAATTATAATGCTGAGCAAAGCTGTGTGGGAAAGCTGAAAGCACTGTGTAAGCAGGGGTGGTTGAATGAGGCTCTGGAAGTTTTAAATTTTATCCCTGAACCGAATGACTCTGTGTATGCCTCTCTCTTACAGGCCTGCATCCACAACAAGGCCCTGCCGGAGGCCAAATTAGTACATGCCCACATCATTATCACTGGGTTTAAGCCAGATGTCCATTTAGATACCAAACTTGTCATAATGTATACAAAGTTCCTCTGTCTCGAAGATGCCCGCCAAGTGTTTGAAAACATGTCTGAATCAAATGTTGTGACTTGGACTGCGTTAATGGGAGCTTATTCCAGAAATGCTCGGCCTTGGGATGCCTTGGCACTGTTTTACCAAATGCAACGATCGGGTATTTCTTCAGATCGATTCGTATTTCCAAGTGTTTTGCCAGCGTGTGCTGCCTTGGAAGCCTTACATTATGGCCAAGAGTTACAGGGGTTTATCGTTAGAAATGGGTTTCAGCATGATGTTTTTGTGGCCAGTGCATTGGTTGATATGTATTTCAAGTGTGGCAGAACAGAGGAGGCAcgcaaagtgtttgacaaaatacaAGAGCGAGATACTGTCTTGTGGAATACCTTGCTTTCAGGTTATGCATATAATGGCCATATGCAGGAGGCAATGGGGATCTTTCAAAGAATGCCCAAACCAAATGTCTTCTCGTGGAATACAGTGATCGATGGATTTGGAGAGAATGGGCAGGTTGACGAAGCTCTGAAGTTGTTTCAGAAAATGCCTGAACGAGATGTGttctcgtggactgcaatgattgcaggacTTCTACGGAGTGATCTTGTCGACAAGGCCATGGAGTTGTTCAGGGAAATATCTCATCCAGATATGGTTTCATGGAACCAAATGATTATAGGGTACACACAGAGTGGAAGAGTTGAGGAGGCCATGAAACTGTTCGACGAAATGCCTGAAAAAGACTTGGTTTCATGGAATACAATGATTACAGGATTTGTGCAGAATGGGCATGTTCAGAAGGCGCTTGATCTGTTTCGACGAATGCCAAACCGATGtgtgatctcatggaatgcaataGTTGCAGGTCATACACAGAATGGGAACTTCAGTGAAGCATTGCTGCTCTTTCGAGAGATGCGAATGATGGGCATGAAACCAAATGGAGTCACTTTTGTGagtgtccttcctgcatgtgctaATTTAGCAGCTCTGGAACATGGCAAGGCTGTCCATGAAGATATAATTAAAAGTGGGTTTGAGTCTGATACTCTTGTTGGAAAttccctagtagacatgtatgcaaaatgtggaagtatagaagATGCACAGATTGTGTTTGACAACATGCCTGCTTGGGATGTAGTCTCATGGAATGCAATCATTGTAGGGAATGCTGTTAATGGGTTTGGGAAGGAAGCCTTAGAGCTTTTTGAAAAAATGAAATCCTTACATATGAAGCCAAATCATGTCACATTTATTGGAGTTCTTTCAGCTTGCTGCCATGCAGGCCTTGTGGATGATGGCTGGAAATATTTCAATTCTATGAACGAATCTTATCATGTTACTCCTGCAAAAGAACACTACTGTTGTATGGTTGATCTCCTTGGCCGTGTTGGCCATTTGTATGAGGCATACAACTTGGTTACTAATATGCCAGTAAAGCCTAATGCTACTGTATGGGCATCTTTGTTGGCTTCTTGTAGAATTTGTTCCAATATAGAATTAGGAGAACGTGTTGCAGAATTTTTGTTTCAGTCAGATACTAAAAGTCCTGGGCATTATGTTCTTTTGTCCAACATATATGCAGCAGCTGGCAGGTGGGATAATGTAGGAAAAGTGCGGAAATTGATGAAAGAAAGGGGTGTCATAAAGACACCAGGAAGCAGTTGGATTGAAGTGAACAATAAGATGTATGCTTTTGTTGTTGGAGATAGATCACACCCACAAACACAGGAAATTTATGCAGAGCTGGAGAGATTATGTGGGCAGATGAAGGAGACAGGTTATGTGCCTGACACAGACTTTGCACTGCATGATGTTGAGGAGGAACAAAAGGAACATATTCTTGGCTATCACAGTGAGAAGCTGGCTGTTGTATTTGGGCTTATCAACACCTCTCCCATGAAACCTATTCGTGTCATTAAAAACCTTAGAGTATGTGGTGATTGCCATTCGGCCATCAAATTCATTTCCAAAATTGCTGGAAGAGAAGTTATTTTGAGGGATGGCATTCGGTTCCATCATTTCACAAATGGACAATGTTCCTGTGGTGATCATTGGTGA